A window of the Brumimicrobium sp. genome harbors these coding sequences:
- a CDS encoding DUF2723 domain-containing protein gives MNYKKINIILGWLTFLIASYVFIATAEETASLWDCGEFITSIYKLEVGHPPGAPFFMLIGRVFALFAGSPAEVAHWVNIMSALSSSLTIVFLFWTITLLGKKVAEKGDNIMSSGQKIAILGSAFVGSMVYTFTESFWFSAVEGEVYAMASLFTAVVFWAALKWDEEMTLIRRGELTMDAHPLRWMVLIMFLLGLAIGVHLLGILVIPAIAYIVAYQLHTDTKSEIKLFLITGIVGVLVLGFIQNGIIPGTIAIASKMEIIFVDSFGLPFNSGAIFFFILLIGILVGGLFYTKKKGYVLGNTIVLSLIVFLIGYGSFATIVIRSNANTPLDENNPENLVTLHAYLKREQYGTWPLMYGPYFNSKLAPQNQYEDRSPTYDRRWVVQTKSGSAITSFKDKKSAEEYIQNSGANYNLDEKYFVTNENIRLNQMPTYLQNTIFPRMFDQSDPTKIEGYKNWSGYDPNRKVPAAETGADGRPIPTFGENISYLINYQIGWMYWRYFMWNFAGRQNDIQGHGDEMRGNWISGYSIVDNARLGDQGENAPFYTSQNSSHYKFYYLPLILGLIGMFFHFLKAPKDALVVGMLFLLTGLAIVIYLNQKPFEPRERDYAYAASFYAFAIWIGLGVYGLYEAFSSFGKEEYKKLGISFGALLLLCFIADLSAPRGLPATMSILIMGGIGGGAMVLMTALRKINLPTSGAASLAVVMAIIAPILMGMQNWEGHDRSNRTPARALAYNYLVGCSPNAILYTNGDNDTFPLWYLQEVEGIRTDVRVANLSLMQTDWYTEQMKMRAYESDPLPIKFREDQILMGAGNTDYVLFVDYEIYKNMLSPEKAKEIIEKKIESNPKQFREALTNIRRGLAATIQTSKGNTPKAQEDLNKMFEELVQDVENPGIKEYDRTNTFIRKVLTDINSKAVTPSGDMATQLQSAAESWTASWDFLPVEYIMEFVRDDKNMLEQPGRKLRFFPSSGFILKVNADNAVKAGIIPKELKDKTVDEIRFNFRKGGLFRSDIRGLSREEMVMLDILANFEWTRGIYFSSPGGSDVAKSLYAIGALKNLGQIHGLTPLKSDAADKFARDEMYSNIVKKFDYGNLNGDKVLVDYYVRRHTDQYRNNFLDLASKYYNDLQIAKQRLMLDSTATAQKDIDFLVGKIDTILTFGLEQLPIAKVFDMGEPRAIGHQLSNGESIYTDGILPEYIRLIYEIGKTDKADQLAIEYMKQLESMMNYFSHSDAMIAYNNKKDFISLSMNFLRTYAQVFVSSPKSGAAQYGQELENKLTNEVVKGVMNDLKSRQINESVRGKVRTRSMEKEAIEFAETYNALLEENGFGEGE, from the coding sequence GAAAGGAGATAACATCATGTCATCAGGACAGAAAATTGCAATTTTAGGGTCTGCTTTTGTAGGATCTATGGTATATACATTTACCGAATCATTTTGGTTCTCAGCAGTTGAAGGAGAGGTGTATGCTATGGCATCCTTATTTACTGCTGTTGTATTTTGGGCGGCACTAAAATGGGATGAAGAAATGACTTTAATCCGCAGAGGAGAATTAACTATGGACGCACATCCATTGCGCTGGATGGTGTTGATTATGTTCTTGTTGGGTCTAGCTATTGGGGTTCACTTATTAGGTATCTTGGTTATTCCTGCTATTGCCTATATTGTAGCCTATCAATTACATACAGATACAAAAAGTGAAATTAAATTATTTCTCATTACAGGAATAGTTGGAGTTTTAGTTCTTGGATTTATACAAAATGGTATCATTCCCGGTACCATTGCCATTGCCTCAAAAATGGAAATTATTTTTGTAGATAGTTTTGGATTGCCTTTTAACTCAGGCGCTATCTTTTTCTTTATTTTGTTAATTGGAATCTTGGTTGGCGGTTTATTTTACACTAAAAAGAAAGGATATGTTTTAGGGAATACCATCGTCTTAAGTTTGATTGTTTTCTTGATTGGTTATGGTTCTTTTGCAACTATTGTTATTCGTTCAAATGCGAATACGCCATTGGATGAGAATAATCCAGAAAATCTAGTAACTCTACATGCGTATCTAAAACGTGAACAATATGGTACTTGGCCATTGATGTATGGACCTTATTTCAACTCTAAATTAGCACCCCAGAATCAATATGAAGATCGTTCTCCTACGTATGATAGAAGATGGGTAGTGCAGACAAAATCAGGTTCTGCAATCACTTCTTTTAAGGACAAAAAGTCTGCCGAAGAGTACATTCAAAATAGTGGTGCTAATTACAATTTAGATGAGAAATATTTTGTAACAAATGAAAATATTCGTTTGAATCAAATGCCGACATATTTACAAAATACAATTTTCCCTAGAATGTTCGATCAATCTGATCCAACTAAAATAGAAGGATATAAAAATTGGTCTGGATACGATCCAAATAGGAAGGTTCCTGCGGCTGAAACTGGAGCAGATGGAAGACCTATTCCAACGTTTGGAGAGAATATTTCCTACCTAATTAATTATCAAATTGGATGGATGTATTGGCGTTATTTTATGTGGAATTTTGCCGGAAGACAGAATGATATTCAAGGTCATGGAGATGAGATGAGAGGGAACTGGATTTCAGGATATAGTATTGTAGATAATGCTCGTTTAGGAGATCAGGGAGAAAATGCACCGTTTTATACTTCTCAAAACTCAAGTCATTACAAGTTTTATTATCTACCTCTTATTTTAGGACTTATTGGAATGTTCTTTCATTTCTTGAAAGCACCTAAAGACGCACTTGTTGTTGGAATGTTATTCTTGTTAACTGGTTTGGCGATTGTTATTTATTTAAATCAAAAACCATTTGAACCGAGAGAACGTGATTATGCTTATGCAGCTTCATTTTACGCATTTGCTATATGGATAGGCCTTGGCGTATATGGATTATATGAAGCTTTTAGTTCTTTTGGTAAAGAAGAATATAAGAAATTAGGAATTAGCTTTGGAGCCTTATTATTGCTGTGCTTTATAGCTGATCTGAGCGCTCCTCGTGGATTACCTGCTACAATGTCCATCTTGATTATGGGTGGAATTGGAGGTGGTGCTATGGTACTCATGACTGCTCTTCGAAAAATTAATTTACCTACAAGCGGTGCTGCTTCATTAGCTGTTGTTATGGCTATTATTGCACCTATTTTAATGGGAATGCAAAATTGGGAGGGACACGATAGAAGTAATAGAACTCCTGCTCGTGCATTAGCATATAATTACTTAGTAGGTTGTTCTCCGAATGCTATTTTATATACTAATGGAGATAATGATACTTTCCCACTTTGGTATCTACAAGAGGTGGAAGGAATTCGTACAGACGTACGCGTTGCAAACCTTTCGTTGATGCAAACAGATTGGTACACTGAACAAATGAAAATGAGAGCGTATGAATCTGATCCACTTCCAATTAAATTTAGAGAAGACCAAATTTTAATGGGAGCAGGAAATACTGACTACGTCTTGTTTGTGGACTATGAGATTTATAAAAACATGTTGTCTCCTGAGAAAGCTAAAGAGATAATTGAAAAGAAAATAGAGAGTAATCCAAAACAATTCAGAGAAGCTTTGACAAATATTAGAAGAGGTTTAGCTGCTACTATCCAAACTTCTAAAGGAAATACTCCTAAAGCACAGGAGGATTTAAATAAAATGTTTGAAGAATTGGTTCAAGATGTAGAAAATCCTGGAATAAAGGAGTATGATAGAACAAATACGTTTATTCGTAAAGTGTTAACGGATATTAATAGTAAAGCGGTAACTCCAAGTGGAGATATGGCAACTCAATTGCAGAGCGCTGCAGAGTCTTGGACTGCTTCATGGGATTTCCTTCCTGTGGAATATATCATGGAATTTGTACGAGATGACAAAAATATGTTAGAGCAACCAGGTAGAAAGCTACGTTTCTTCCCATCTTCTGGATTTATTTTGAAGGTAAATGCTGATAATGCTGTTAAAGCTGGAATTATACCTAAAGAGTTGAAAGATAAAACAGTGGACGAAATCCGTTTCAATTTTAGAAAAGGAGGCCTATTCCGTTCTGATATTCGTGGATTAAGTAGAGAAGAAATGGTTATGTTAGATATCCTTGCCAACTTTGAATGGACACGAGGAATTTATTTCTCAAGCCCTGGAGGTTCTGATGTAGCTAAATCATTATATGCTATAGGAGCATTGAAAAATTTAGGACAGATTCATGGTTTAACTCCATTGAAGAGTGATGCTGCTGATAAATTTGCTCGCGATGAGATGTATTCAAATATTGTGAAGAAATTTGATTACGGAAATCTAAACGGAGATAAAGTATTAGTTGATTATTATGTTCGCCGTCATACAGACCAATACAGAAATAATTTCCTTGATTTAGCATCTAAATATTATAATGATCTACAAATTGCTAAACAGCGTTTGATGTTGGATTCTACAGCAACTGCTCAAAAAGATATTGATTTCTTAGTGGGTAAGATTGATACGATTTTAACATTCGGGTTAGAACAACTGCCTATTGCAAAGGTGTTTGATATGGGTGAACCACGTGCTATTGGACATCAATTGTCTAATGGAGAGAGCATCTATACAGACGGTATTTTGCCTGAATATATTCGCTTAATCTATGAGATTGGAAAGACTGATAAAGCTGACCAATTAGCTATTGAATATATGAAACAATTGGAGTCGATGATGAACTATTTCTCTCATAGTGATGCAATGATTGCATATAACAATAAAAAAGATTTCATTTCTCTTTCAATGAATTTCTTACGTACGTATGCGCAAGTATTTGTTTCATCTCCAAAGAGTGGTGCAGCGCAATATGGACAAGAGTTGGAGAATAAGTTAACCAACGAAGTAGTAAAAGGTGTTATGAACGACTTGAAATCAAGACAAATCAACGAATCTGTTCGAGGAAAAGTAAGAACCCGTTCTATGGAAAAAGAAGCTATTGAGTTTGCTGAAACATATAATGCTTTATTGGAAGAAAACGGATTTGGAGAGGGAGAATAA